In the genome of Candidatus Reidiella endopervernicosa, one region contains:
- the nudE gene encoding ADP compounds hydrolase NudE → MQKKPEVLSTTMIASTRLFKVEQLDLRFSNGVEVSYERLIGSPHGAVLIVPMLDADTVLLVREYAAGVDRYELTLPKGRIEAGEPPVEAANREIMEEIGYGAEQLTHVTSLTLAPGYLGHTTHIVLAERLYEKRMEGDEPEELEVVPWKLSQLDQLLQHEECTEARTIAALFLIRERTNNV, encoded by the coding sequence ATGCAAAAAAAACCTGAAGTCCTCAGTACCACCATGATCGCATCCACTCGACTCTTCAAAGTCGAGCAGCTCGATCTACGTTTTAGTAATGGCGTCGAGGTGAGTTACGAGCGTCTGATCGGCTCTCCGCACGGTGCGGTACTGATCGTACCGATGCTCGATGCCGACACAGTGCTACTGGTGCGCGAATATGCCGCCGGTGTCGATCGTTACGAACTGACCCTTCCAAAGGGGCGCATCGAGGCAGGCGAACCTCCAGTCGAGGCGGCCAATCGCGAGATTATGGAGGAGATAGGTTACGGCGCAGAACAGCTAACACACGTCACCTCTCTGACCCTCGCACCCGGCTATCTGGGGCACACCACCCATATCGTGCTGGCCGAACGGCTCTATGAGAAACGGATGGAGGGTGACGAACCCGAGGAGCTTGAGGTAGTGCCGTGGAAACTGAGCCAACTCGATCAACTACTGCAACATGAAGAGTGCACCGAGGCGCGCACCATTGCCGCACTGTTTTTGATACGCGAAAGGACCAACAATGTCTGA
- the yrfG gene encoding GMP/IMP nucleotidase, which translates to MTNATEPDWSAIHTLFLDMDGTLLDLHFDNYFWQEHVPQRYAEINELEIERARELLYPRFQAAEGTMEWYCVDYWSQELGLDIAMLKEEVDHLIAIHPHVVDFLEALERSGRRRVLVTNAHQKSLALKMEKTQLAGHFEKIICTHDFGKPKEETSFWDALQAVEPFEPASTLLIDDSLPVLRSAHSYGIKHLLAVRNPDTRGAARDTADFTALDHFESLLELAERSPA; encoded by the coding sequence ATGACCAATGCGACCGAACCCGACTGGAGTGCGATCCACACCCTGTTTCTCGACATGGATGGAACGTTGCTCGATCTGCACTTCGATAACTACTTCTGGCAGGAGCATGTGCCGCAGCGATATGCCGAGATCAATGAACTTGAGATCGAGCGGGCGCGTGAATTGCTCTATCCACGTTTTCAGGCTGCCGAGGGGACGATGGAGTGGTACTGCGTCGACTACTGGAGTCAGGAGCTGGGACTCGATATCGCAATGCTCAAAGAGGAGGTCGATCATCTGATCGCGATCCATCCCCACGTGGTCGATTTTCTCGAGGCGCTTGAACGCTCAGGACGTCGCCGTGTGCTGGTAACCAATGCGCATCAGAAGAGCCTGGCGTTAAAGATGGAGAAGACGCAGCTGGCGGGCCACTTCGAAAAAATTATCTGCACCCACGACTTCGGCAAGCCGAAAGAGGAGACCAGCTTCTGGGATGCCTTGCAGGCGGTGGAACCGTTTGAACCAGCCTCAACGCTGTTGATTGATGACAGTCTGCCAGTACTGCGCTCAGCACACAGCTACGGTATTAAACATCTGCTTGCGGTACGTAATCCCGATACCAGGGGAGCGGCGCGGGATACTGCTGACTTCACAGCTCTGGATCACTTCGAATCTCTGTTGGAATTGGCCGAGCGATCACCAGCATAA
- the cysQ gene encoding 3'(2'),5'-bisphosphate nucleotidase CysQ: protein MSESNTPCPLDLEALIGPVAELSREAGRLIIEIYNTEFSVELKEDQSPLTQADMAAHGAIKAGLAALTPEIPLLSEEEANIPFSERSQWSTYWLVDPLDGTREFIKRNGEFTVNIALIHNHRSVLGSIHVPVSGVDYFAWEGGGSFKQIPGGEPEQIKVASHNDGPLRVAGSRSHRGDSLNAFLERIGEYEIIGMGSSLKSCLVAEGRAHLYPRLGPTSEWDTAAAQCVVEEAGGQLTETDMQPLRYNTKDSLLNPHFFVYGEQHDWSQYLDNA from the coding sequence ATGTCTGAATCAAACACCCCCTGCCCACTCGATCTCGAGGCACTGATCGGCCCAGTAGCCGAACTATCACGTGAGGCGGGTCGTCTCATTATCGAGATCTACAACACCGAATTTAGTGTTGAACTGAAAGAAGACCAGTCGCCACTGACCCAGGCGGACATGGCAGCACACGGTGCCATCAAGGCAGGGCTCGCAGCACTAACACCCGAGATACCACTACTCTCTGAAGAGGAGGCGAACATCCCCTTCTCCGAACGCAGCCAATGGAGCACCTACTGGCTGGTCGATCCGCTCGACGGCACCCGCGAGTTCATCAAACGTAACGGTGAGTTCACCGTCAATATCGCACTGATCCACAACCACCGCTCAGTACTCGGCTCGATCCACGTACCGGTCAGTGGCGTCGACTACTTCGCCTGGGAGGGTGGCGGTTCATTCAAGCAGATCCCCGGCGGCGAGCCTGAGCAGATCAAGGTCGCATCACACAATGACGGTCCGCTTCGGGTCGCTGGCAGTCGCTCACATCGTGGCGACTCACTCAACGCCTTCCTGGAACGGATCGGTGAATACGAAATCATCGGCATGGGTAGCTCGCTCAAATCGTGCCTGGTGGCAGAGGGTCGTGCTCATCTCTACCCACGCCTCGGCCCCACCTCTGAGTGGGATACAGCTGCCGCACAATGCGTGGTCGAAGAGGCCGGTGGTCAGCTGACCGAAACCGACATGCAGCCGCTGCGTTAT
- a CDS encoding YkgJ family cysteine cluster protein, with translation MGKSKKSSKKALKDIPLEITPENKCSFCVGSKCCTYITQVIDTPRSKADFQHMLWQISHQNIRFYKDDDGWTLLVDSPCLHLQGDGRCGIYHERPGICRDHSNDYCELDAPAEDGFNLYFDSYKSLLKYCKKRFKKWA, from the coding sequence AAAAGCGTTGAAAGATATACCGCTGGAGATCACTCCTGAGAACAAGTGCAGTTTTTGCGTCGGCTCGAAGTGTTGTACCTACATTACCCAGGTGATCGACACGCCACGCTCCAAGGCGGACTTCCAGCATATGCTGTGGCAGATCTCACACCAGAACATCAGATTCTATAAAGACGACGATGGCTGGACACTACTGGTCGACTCGCCATGCCTTCACCTACAAGGCGATGGTCGATGCGGCATCTATCATGAACGCCCCGGCATCTGCCGCGACCATAGCAATGATTACTGCGAACTTGATGCGCCCGCCGAAGATGGCTTCAACCTCTATTTCGACAGCTACAAATCACTACTGAAATACTGCAAGAAACGTTTCAAGAAGTGGGCCTGA